In Phragmites australis chromosome 17, lpPhrAust1.1, whole genome shotgun sequence, the following are encoded in one genomic region:
- the LOC133897815 gene encoding nucleobase-ascorbate transporter 2-like, whose protein sequence is MAEVKPEEMVHHPPMDQLQGFEYCIDSNPSWGEAMALGFQHYILSLGTAVMIPTMLVPLMGGNDNDKARVVQTLLFVTGIKTLLQTLFGTRLPTIMGGSYAFVIPILSIIRDPSLAQIADGHTRFLQTMRAIQGSLIVSSSIQIILGYSQLWAICSRFFSPLGMVPVVALVGLGLFERGFPVVGRCVEIGLPMLILFVALSQYLKHVHVRHVPVLERFSLLMCIALVWVYAHILTASGAYKHTALLTQINCRTDRANLISSALWISIPFPLQWGAPTFSADHAFGMMAAVLVSLIETTGAFKAAARLASATPPPAYVLSRGIGWQGIGTLLDGLFGTGTGSTVSVENVGLLGSTRVGSRRVIQISAGFMIFFSILGKFGALFASIPFTIFAAIYCIMFGIVAAVGLSFMQFTNMNSMRNLFIIGVSLFLGLSIPEYFSRYSTSSQQGPAHTKAGWFNDYINTIFSSPPTVALFVAVILDNTLDVRDASRDRGMPWWARFRTFRGDSRNEEFYTLPFNLNRFFPPS, encoded by the exons ATGGCCGAGGTGAAGCCTGAGGAGATGGTCCATCATCCACCCATGGACCAGCTCCAGGGTTTTGAGTACTGCATCGACTCGAATCCTTCATGGG GAGAGGCAATGGCTTTGGGGTTTCAGCATTATATATTGTCCCTGGGCACCGCTGTGATGATCCCGACAATGTTGGTTCCTCTTATGGGTGGCAACGAT AATGACAAGGCCAGGGTGGTTCAAACACTGTTATTTGTTACTGGGATCAAGACGCTGCTCCAGACACTATTTGGTACTCGCCTTCCAACCATCATGGGTGGCTCGTATGCATTTGTCATCCCGATCCTCTCCATAATCCGAGACCCCTCGCTTGCCCAAATAGCTGATGGCCACACT AGATTCTTGCAGACAATGAGAGCCATACAAGGCTCATTGATAGTATCCTCAAGCATTCAAATAATTCTTGGATATAGCCAGTTATGGGCAATATGTTCTAG GTTCTTTAGCCCACTTGGGATGGTTCCCGTGGTTGCATTGGTGGGGCTTGGCCTTTTCGAGAGAGGATTCCCAGTG GTTGGGAGATGCGTGGAGATTGGTCTTCCAATGCTTATCCTATTTGTCGCACTTTCCCAATATCTCAAGCACGTCCATGTCCGGCATGTTCCTGTTTTAGAGAGGTTCTCACTGTTGATGTGCATCGCTCTTGTCTGGGTATATGCCCACATCCTCACAGCAAGTGGTGCATACAAGCATACGGCACTTCTCACCCAGATCAATTGTCGAACAGACCGTGCCAACCTCATCTCTTCTGCACTGTG GATAAGCATCCCATTCCCGTTACAATGGGGCGCACCAACATTCAGTGCAGACCATGCATTTGGTATGATGGCTGCTGTGCTGGTCTCTTTAATAGAG ACAACAGGAGCATTCAAGGCTGCTGCCCGGTTGGCTAGTGCGACACCCCCACCAGCATATGTCCTGAGCAGAGGCATTGGATGGCAG GGTATCGGCACCCTACTAGATGGGCTATTTGGCACTGGGACTGGTTCTACTGTTTCTGT GGAGAATGTTGGCCTTCTAGGATCAACAAGGGTTGGTAGCAGAAGAGTGATACAGATCTCTGCTggtttcatgatcttcttctccaTACTAG GAAAATTTGGAGCACTTTTTGCCTCCATTCCTTTCACAATATTCGCCGCCATTTACTGCATAATGTTTGGAATTGTCG CTGCTGTGGGGCTCTCCTTTATGCAGTTCACCAATATGAACTCAATGCGCAACCTCTTCATTATCGGTGTCTCACTCTTCCTGGGTTTATCTATACCAGAGTACTTCTCTCGGTATTCCACGAGTTCTCAGCAAGGCCCAGCGCACACAAAGGCTGGATGG TTCAATGACTACATCAACACTATCTTCTCGTCCCCGCCCACCGTTGCCCTCTTTGTGGCAGTAATCCTTGACAACACACTCGATGTCAGAGATGCGTCAAGGGACCGAGGAATGCCATGGTGGGCGCGTTTCAGGACGTTCCGGGGGGACAGCAGGAATGAAGAGTTCTACACCCTGCCGTTCAACCTCAATAGGTTCTTCCCACCATCATGA
- the LOC133896889 gene encoding uncharacterized protein LOC133896889 — protein MNSSDLEEMMMFSSDLSDEEDELFVFIAIEEEEAGAARRSRQRGSMPGHAVIDRQHREGAARLYNDYFADKPVYGDILFCRRFRMSQRLFLRIAAVVEEHDTWFRQRRDATGKLGLSPLQKMTAAIRQLAYGVSSDAVDKYVQIGASTAMMALRKYVQAIVEVFGEEYLRAPNETDTARLLAEGLSMGVPHLVSYSINGNRYDMGYYLGDGIYPEWATIVKAIPAPRGNKSIHFSAM, from the exons ATGAACTCCTCAGATttggaggaaatgatgatgttcTCCTCAGATTTGAGTGACGAAGAGGACGAGCTATTTGTGTTTATTGccatcgaggaggaagaagcaggaGCTGCGCGTCGTAGCAGGCAGCGTGGGTCGATGCCCGGCCATGCGGTTATAGACCGGCAACACCGCGAAGGTGCTGCTAGGCTATACAACGACTACTTCGCCGACAAACCTGTATACGGCGATATCCTGTTTTGTCGGAG GTTTCGTATGTCGCAACGGTTGTTCTTGCGTATTGCGGCCGTTGTGGAGGAGCATGACACCTGGTTCAGGCAGAGAAGGGATGCAACGGGGAAGCTCGGCCTTAGCCCCTTGCAAAAAATGACAGCGGCCATACGGCAACTAGCATACGGAGTCAGTTCCGATGCAGTTGACAAGTACGTGCAGATAGGGGCGAGCACGGCGATGATGGCATTACGGAAATATGTGCAAGCTATTGTGGAGGTGTTCGGAGAAGAATATCTCCGGGCTCCCAATGAAACTGACACCGCCCGTCTCCTGGCAGAAG GCTTATCGATGGGAGTGCCCCACCTTGTGTCGTACAGCATAAATGGTAACAGGTACGACATGGGATACTACCTCGGCGATGGCATATACCCCGAATGGGCGACCATAGTGAAGGCAATCCCTGCTCCTCGAGGCAACAAGAGCATCCATTTCTCCGCGATGTAA